AATGTGTAACATGTCtacgcagggcccagctgtaaaataaaccttggtctgtctgtgttccttgttgaaatcaaggtataataataataatatgatccATTCATGGCTTTAGTTGTGTCTTGATCATGTGAATAGTCGACAGAGTTTTCTCCTATATGTCTGTCTTTATGTGACGACATCTTTTCTGTATTAAAATGTGATTTCCACAATCAATAATCATAAACAGTGCTTCACTATAACTACGTTTGACCATGTGGTTTGAAGTACCATTATCTTGCACAAACAGTAAGACGACTATAGACAGAAATCAATGCAgtaatgttttattaaataaagGCTCTGATTAAAATAGTAATAAAATCTGGCATTTGGCTAATTCTTCTTCCCAAAAGCTTCTCTGAATGGTTTGGAGACGGCTCTGGAGATAGCTCGTAACACCCTGACTATGAGAGGGCGTTTACGGGACTGGGACTCCTGGGGAGCAGGGGCCAGTGTGGTTGTCAGGTCCTCTTTGGGTGGGGAAGTGGATGGAACCTCACACTCAGCATCTGTGAAAATAATATTTCATAATCAGAAAATgaatgtgtgtatctgtctgtccgcCTGTATCTGTAGTCACCGTTTTAACAAGCTGGCCATAGGGTGATACATCAATATGACATTATCGATGCTTATCACTTACCCTGTGAAATACGAGTCTCTCTGAGACGTTTGGTAGGCAGAGAATCCTGTTCAGGGTGGCTCTTTGGTTCCCCCTTTGTCTTGAACAGCTGAAGACAAAACACATCAGGACAACTGAGCATGTGTAAAATATATGGCATggatcccaaaaggcaccctattggCTACTtaaggcactacttttgacccatcGAGGGCCCAtcgagctctggtcaaaagtagtgcactatatagggaatagggtgcaatttggaacaCATCCATTGACTCTCTCTCCCATGTGTATTAGGATTGTATTACAGCGGCCTCACTCAACCTCCTAAAGACAATGACAACAGCATTGTTCTAATGCAGAGACAATAGGGGTTTAGTGAATCTGTAGGGTACATTTCAGCCCTGCCTTACAGAGGTAATCTAAAGACACTGAGCCCTCTACCTTAATCCTGATCTTTGGAATCTTGACAATTTTGGGTAGGAAATGCCACTTCCTGTTCTTCTTAGTCTCTTCCCCCCTGGCAGAGGGAAGGCGGGCCATGCCGTCAGCCTTTACATCAGCCGGGCTAAGGCCCCTGGCAGGGAATTCCTCAGTAGCATTAAGGTCAGCCACAATACCATGAGTGATGTCACTTGCGGCATTGCTGGTGTCTGAGTAAGAAGAGCAAGCTGGTGTGACCGACCTGGGTACAATAACTGGGAGAAGAGGACGCAACAATAGAAATCAGTCACTGTGTCCCAAAAGGCCTTctcttccctttatagtgcacaacttttgaactGGGCCCATAGGgtctggctctggtcaaaagtagtgcactaaatatggaagaaggtgccattttggacgcaaaCAGCAAAGTTCACATCATAAAATGCAATGTAGTGAGCATCATGTTACAATGAAGTCCTATGCAGATGAAGAGGTACTTTCACTTACCATCCTCCATTGCAGACTTGGACAGATCAGTCAGGCTGTCCATCACCATGTCTGTCATCAACTTGATGACCTGATCCAAAACCCTGTCAGCGGTGGGTGGCATAGGCCTAACCACACACTGCCCCAGGAGTCTGCTAACAGAAGTCTGGGCAAAGCTGTAAACGAGCTCTGACGCATCGTCCTTTGACAGCTTCCTCAGTGCTGGCTTTGGCAGCGCTGGTTGAGAGAGGCTTCTGTGGCCAGTTGTGGATTGAAGCTGGCGGCTTATGGTTATCTCCTGAATGAGACCATGGACCTTTGCGATCAGGTTGCCAGACGCATCTTGAAGGGCTTCAATTGACAGGAGTCTATCCAGATGTTCTTCTGCTGAAGCCATCTCTGGGTCGTCTGTCTTCAATGTGTCCATTATAGTTTTCACTATGAGACTGGTGTCAGATATGTTTATTTCTTGTTGATTCACAAGCGCTGACTGTGAACCTGTCTTGTCCATTGCGTTAGAGGTATGGCATTCTGTCCTTGTGATCTCATTGGCAGCACTCATGTCAGGCAACAGGTCAAGGCTCTCCAGTAGAGAGTCTAACATGTTAGTGGTTATCAGACGCTCCTCCCTTGCATTCTGCCCAACAGATGAACTCTCAGAGTTGGCCAATCTGCACTTGATCACATTTAGGATCAAGCTGAGCGTCTCCTTTGCAGTTTTGCTAAAGCCTTCTTGGCTGACTGCCACTGTTCCGTCTTGTAGAGCCACAAGAGGTTCACAACTTGCACTCAATCCACTACCATGGAGAGGAGAGGTTCTCTTCAAACTGGTGTCGCTCACAACTGACATACTCCTGGTAGGCAGAGTGACATCCTCACTGCATGTGTCAATTACATGGTGGTCTGTGGAGGAGCCACTCGAAGACACAAGGGCTTTAGACCTTTTAGTCAAACTGACTTTTGAAAATGGCTTCTCACTTCTCACAGACGGAGGGCGGCTCCTGTCCTTAACAAGAGCAGTGTCAGGGGACTTTGAGCATCTGAGTGTCTCCACAGGGGTGGAGTCCAGCACATCTTTGGCTGTGGTGACTGACACGGGTGGAAAAGACAAAAAGACGTTCAGTCTATCCTTTACTCTGTGGTACATGGTATGAGCAGCATCCAATAAGGTGTCAAAGACAACTCTGGGATTGAGCTGGGACTGCAGCTTTTTCTCTCCTAGTGGGAAGGAGTCTGTGTCCTCCACTGTGTACCGGGATAGACTTTCAAGGTCTTGCATGATCATATTCACTATATCTTCAGTTGTAGAAACCACATGGTGTGAGAAGGTGCTGCTAGTCATGCTCTGCGGCAAAGAACAGTTGGCTTCGCTAGCAGCTCTGAGAATGGCCTCACGCACAATCAGTTTGGCCGTAGCTTGGAACTCAGCACTGTGAAAGCTCTGGATGGAAATGTTAGAGGATCTGCTGGCTGCACTACGAGATCGCGTGAGCCTGGCAATCTTGGCTGACGTCCCGTCACTCGAAATGGTGAGGCTCTCTAATTTCGAAATTATAGAGTCCAACTTCTGGTTGAAGTCGAAGGATGCATTTGACATGCTCTCGCATTTGACTTCCTTTGAAGTCTCCACCCTCAGCACCGAGATCACCTGTTTGATGACCCCTTTAGTGCAGGTGTCGAGGGTGAGCTGGTGGGCTGAGGACATTGAAGaggtattactgtctgtcttctgtACAGGAGATACCTCCACAGTGGTCTCAGTTACAAGTAGTCCAGTGTCATATAACTCAATTTGCACAGGAGTATTTTTTCCCTCAGTGAGAAGGTGAGAGGTGAAAAGCTTCCTCAGTTTGTCCAGGGTTTTGGTATAAATCTTCTGGGAACCTGAACTCACTTCCATCCAGAACATTTTGCGACCTGATTTCGTACGCATGGAGGTCTTATTGACCTCAGATACCTCATGCAGGTCGGAAATAATTCCACCAAATAGATCAGAGGATGCATCCTCAATATTCTCAGCGGAaacgcagacagacagaacttCTGACAGTTTCCCAGTGTCGGTTTTATCCAGCACGCTAGTATATGTCACAGCTGCATCCTGAATGACCTGAGTGATGCATTGCTCAGCTTTGACGATATACCCCTCCACTGGTTGACCATGGAGGATGTCAACTTTATCAACAGGGAGCACATTCTGAATACTCACATTCTCCTCTGATGGGCGTGGGCTGTTGAAGATAATGCTCTCAGTGACCATGTTAGAGGAGGCGAGAGATGAGTCGAGAAGCAGAGACCTGTATATTGTCGAGGTGGAGATCTCTGGGTGCTTAATCATAGCAGCCTCCTCCAAAATGGCCGACGGGCCCTGGAGGATGTCAGAAATATCCATGTCCTCAATGCTCTCTACCAGAGACGATAGTAGGTCTCTGGCTGACAGGTCGGTTGGTCTCTGGTTCTCGAGCTCCATTTTGATTGCTTGACAGACCGTTGCTGCAGCAACAGCAGAGCTACAACACAACTGCTTCAAGGTGGAGTCAGAAATATATGACAGATCTGTCATGGACATGGTGGAGAGTTGACTCTCAGAGACAAAGGGTCTGAGTTTGACAGACACCTGTCTGACCAAGTCCCCAGCAAGAGCTCTCATATCTATTGCTCCACTAGCTGAGTTGTAGGAGCAGGCACTCTGTGGCCTTGACGGGCTCCTGCTATCCAAAAATCCTGTTATCCCAAAAACCTCAAGTACAAGATCCACAACATCGGATGACACTTCTGACATTCTGTTGTGGGACAGAAATTGACTTGGATGAACGGTGCCTGCATTCAGAGTCCAGTCGCAAACAGAGTTGTCGGACTGACTCTGGACTACTGGAACTAGACAGGTTTCACTTGGACCTTGGCCAAAGAGTTCTGCCATTTTGAGCAGAACTGATCTTAAGACCTTTGACTTGGAAATGTTCAGCAGTGGGTCGTTGTTGGACAGTCTGGTGGACGGTCTGCTAGCCGATCTCTGAACAACTAGGCTTTGTATTTCTGCCGAAACGGCAGTGAGAAAATAGGTCAAGGGGCTGGTCGCTCGTCCCTTGTTTCCTCCGTTGGCTTTAGCCTTAAAGATGCTATCTATGATGATGACTATAACCTGTCCAGCCAGAGGACCCAATATGGCCTCAAGCTCCCTCTCTAACTCAAGGGGAGACTTGTAGCCGTGCGCAATATGCTCTATGGCATGGGAATACATCTTAGCAGACACCATGCTTAGCATTTCTTGGGCAAACTGCTGACTTGCTGAGATACTACCAGACAGCGGACCTAGAGTTCCCTGACTGAAACTTCGCATTAGCTCAGCCAATCTGGAGTTGAGAAGGTTCATTACCAACTCTACAATACCCATCATAAACCTGGTGTCCGTTGGTATTTTGACAGGTCTGTATTTCTCCCGTCTACTCCAACTGGACGACAGTACGATGCCACTCTGCGACTGGCCTCTCTGGACCATGTTGAAGACAGAATCCTCAGAGATTCCAAACACAGAACTCAGTGGTGCCGAGTGGGGTCTGTGTCTCATCTCTCTATCACCACCCTCAGGTGAGGAGACATATCGCTCTTCGTCATCACTCAGCAAAGAGGTCATGGACCTGCAGAATGCACAACAGAAATGAATAGTACATGATAACAAAATACAACATATGATCCAAGAATTTGGAAGTACCTAAGTAGTATTTCTCTCTAGGTGGATCTGGAATGGATATTTGTACTTATAACAAGGGACATGGGAATAATGTTTTTAGAAAGACCTacaagaagaggaggggaaaggggtaagtacctgtgagaggaggggaaagggataagtacctgtgagaggaggggataggggtaagtacctatgagaggaggggataggggtaggtacctatgagaggaggggataggggtaggtacctgtgagaggaggggatagggataagtacctgtgagaggaggggaaaggggtaagtacctgtgagaggaggggataggggtaagtacctatgagaggaggggataggggtaagtacctgtgagaggaggggaaaggggtaaGTACCTGTGAGAGCAGGGGAAAGGGataagtacctgtgagaggaggggaaaggggtaagtacctatgagaggaggggataggggtaggtacctatgagaggaggggataggggtaagtacctgtgagaggaggggataggggtaagtacctgtgagaggaggggataggggtaggtacctatgagaggaggggataggggtaagtacctgtgagaggaggggataggggtaagtacctgtgagaggaggggataggggtaggtacctgtgagaggaggggaaaggggtaagtacctgtgagaggaggggataggggtaagtacctgtgagaggaggggataggggtaggtacctatgagaggaggggataggggtaggtacctatgagaggaggggataggggtaggtacctatgagaggaggggataggggtaggtacctatgagaggaggggataggggtaggtacctgtgagaggaggggaaaggggtaagtacctgtgagaggaggggataggggtaagtacctgtgagaggaggggataggggtaggtacaTATGAGAGCAGGGGATAGGGATAAGTACCTGTGAGAGCAGGGGAAAGGGataagtacctgtgagaggaggggataggggtaagtacctgtgagaggaggggataggggtaagtacctgtgagaggaggggataggggtaggtacaTATGAGAGCAGGGGATAGGGATAAGTACCTGTGAGAGCAGGGGAAAGGGataagtacctgtgagaggaggggataggggtaagtacctgtgagaggaggggataggggtaagtacctgtgagaggaggggataggggtaggtacctatgagaggaggggaaaggggtaagtacctgtgagaggaggggataggggtgagtacctgtgagaggaggggataggggtaggtacctatGAGAGCAGGGGATAGGGAaaagtacctgtgagaggaggggaaagggataagtacctgtgagaggaggggataggggtaggtacctatgagaggaggggaaaggggtaagtacctatgagaggaggggataggggtaggtacctatgagaggaggggaaaggggtaagtacctgtgagaggaggggaaaggggtaagtacctgtgagaggaggggataggggtaggtacctgtgagaggaggggataggggtaggtacctatgagaggaggggaaaggggtaagtacctgtgagaggaggggataggggtgagtacctgtgagaggaggggataggggtaggtacctatGAGAGCAGGGGATAGGGAaaagtacctgtgagaggaggggaaagggataagtacctgtgagaggaggggataggggtaggtacctatgagaggaggggataggggtgagtacctgtgagaggaggggataggggtaggtacctatgagaggaggggaaaggggtaagtacctatgagaggaggggatagggataagtacctgtgagaggaggggataggggtaggtacctatgagaggaggggataggggtgagtacctgtgagaggaggggatagggataagtacctgtgagaggaggggataggggtaggtacctatgagaggaggggataggggtgagtacctgtgagaggaggggataggggtaggtacctatgagaggaggggatagggataagtacctgtgagaggaggggataggggtaggtacctgtgagaggaggggataggggtaggtacctgtgagaggaggggataggggtaggtacctgtgagaggaggggataggggtaggtacctatGAGAGCAGGGGATAGGGataagtacctgtgagaggaggggataggggtaagtacctgtgagaggaggggataggggtaagtacctatgagaggaggggataggggtaggtacctgtgagaggaggggataggggtaagtacctgtgagaggaggggataggggtaagtacctatgagaggaggggataggggtaggtacctgtgagaggaggggataggggtaagtacctgtgagaggaggggataggggtaagtacctatgagaggaggggataggggtaggtacctgtgagaggaggggataggggtaagtacctgtgagaggaggggataggggtaagtacctatgagaggaggggataggggtaggtacctgtgagaggaggggaaaggcgTGGGAGTTTGTGTGCTGCAAGTAGTTCTTGAACTGATGCGTCTACTGGGTCCACCACGAAAGCTGAATCTGACGCTGCGGCCAAGAGAGGTCACTTCTCTAGCCTCATTACTTCCTGATCCAGAAGAGCTTGACGAATCAGAGAGCCTGATCTGCATGGTGAGGTCAAGGGCGGGAACGACCACAGTGGATGTAGACTCCATCACCCAATTTGTAATATCCATGCACCTAGCACTAAACTCATCTCTGCTCATCTGAAATGTTAAAAGACCATACAGAGTTAGTTTGTTAACGGAGCTGCACTGCTGCACCATGTGTTTACTCAAGCTAGTCAATTAAAGCAGTGGTTCAGGATGTTCCACAATGCTGGAAAGGGGGGCCTGAGGGAAAAATTTGGGAACCTCTGAATTAAAGGTCCTGCACGATTTCCACCAATAGGAGTTTGGAATGTTTGGTCCATCTTACCAACATGAACTACTTTAGAAGTGACTATAACTCACCCCGGCACGCATATTCTCACTCAGCAGATTCCAATGGCTGAAAATTAAAAAAGGTACACAATTAAACTACATGACATTACCTCTATTCTCTTAGATTACGGTATGGATGGACCTCTACGGAACTAGGCCACATCCAAACATCCCTGATTGGTCAGTTGAGTCCCTTGTATTTGCCCGAGAcacctcacctccttctcaaaacccatagGACGAGATGGTCAAAAGGGagggctttctcatccaatgggttttgagaaggaggcgagaaGAGAGGACTCGAGGAGAATGCAATTGAGATTGTCCCTAtgggtacgtcccaaatggcccctATTCCTTAAATACGGAACTATTGTTGACCAAGGCTCTAATAGGGAACATATCTAGGGGATGCACAGGGAACCAAAGAGCAACTAACCCATCCTTCATGTCCTGCACAAAGGTGTGTAGGTCTGGGTAGCTTCTCTTTCCCCTGCTGAGGGTGAGGCTGGTCTGGGAGGCTGCAGCCTTGCGGGTCATGGTAGTGAAGGTCACCACTTTAGCCTGATGGGGACGACAGAAAGCAGACTTAGGCTGGAATTCAATCAAATTCGCCATGCAGTGTTAACGTAATGTCTGTTTACAAACTACTGTCTGCGTGCACAaacagacatgtacacacacacacacacacactgttatctgGAAGCATTTACCTTTGCCACTCGTTCAGTCTCCTGGCATTGAGATGGCCCGGCTGTTTCTACATCATCACTCTCCTGCATCACACTCTCTCCTTCGACCTCCAGTGTCAGAGTTGATGTGGATGTCTTCAGATCAACCTGATTCAACTCACTCTCTCCTTCGACCTCCAGTGTCAGAGTTGATGTGGATGTCTTCAGATCAACCTGATTCAACTCACTCTCTCCTTCGACCTCCAGTGTTAGAGTTGATGTGGATGTCTTCAGATCAACCTGATTCAACTCACTCTCTCCTTTGGCCTCCTAGATTAGAATACCTTTACTAGCTCAAGCTTGGACAATTAATTTGTCATTTTAATCTTCAATGCGTCATTAAAACACAAAACATCATACCTCCTGTGACTGAGATGGGATGACAATGGCCTCGTCCAACTCACTCTCTCCTTCAACCTCCTGTGACTGAGATGTGCCATCTGTCTTCAGATCAGCTTCCTGCATCTCAATCTCTCCTTCAGCCTCTAGTGACAGAGTTGGGATATCTGTCTCTAGAACAGCCTCTTCCAACTTGGtctgtctctcaacctctctgTGATCTTTATCAGATCTAGATACAGAAAAAGGAATCTCTCTAAGGTCACTATAAAATCACCAGAACATCATGTCAGGTGTACAGTtcagtttaccagtcaaattgccgtGATCAGAGGCTCTATCCTTTCtagtgattatatttctatggtcacATCATAATGCATCATATCTATGCTTGTGtccgaaatagcaccctatttccaATATAATGCACTTCTTTTGGCCGGAGCCCTATAGAGTGCCACAGGAATGAGTCATAATCCCCATAAAACATAgtagtcaaacagggaaatggttccaatcgtttttacACCATACACTTTTCCCATagtggattttagaaacacttaaaataagggctgtgtttcaggtaggcttaccctggtgtgacattttgataactgtaaatctctctaggacaaggtgacttttatcaatatatttgcctgtatttttaaatgaaatgctaattatctgctaatgtggctatcataaagaactacaaatgccacgATGATCATGCtgatcgaggcaaaggtaagaatctcttgattaactatctaatgttagctaaatttaGTAATTAATAAATTGGCTTCATTTCTTTAAATGGccaattctgtgaactgtttagtgaaagttttaaattgacacaaaacctgttagcaaaggtgtcagctagaaatgacgtttaggagcttgcagggatttgtagttttgcatgtctTCTTTGATGCTAATTACAAATTTCGAATCAGAGTAAATAGAGCCAAATGTATtgctaaaagtcaccttgtccgtgACAGATGTACATGGTTCTAAAAATggcacaccagggtaagcctacatgaaacacagcccttattttatgTGTTTCTGAAATcgcctatgggaaaaatgaatggtggaaaaacgattggaaccatttccttccctgtttgactgcaaggttttatgggtattatgacacctaaaaagacgggttggttgtttagcaacaaaactggCATGTAACTGGGTAAAATTGACAAAGTAAATAGACAGGGTTCGCTTAGAacgttgacaacatgtaaactatatttagtctctaAATGTTACCGacaaacaaatacatttgcataatGAGCACTTGCTAGCTGAGGTTTAGAGTCATAACAAGATACACGCATTCCGGCCATTGATGAGCGAGCGCATGTTTTTCATGACCAGCCAACCAGTGTATGGATCttagttaaaagtagtgcactagcctacatagggaatagggtgccatttaggacgtaaATGTGAAGGTGGTGTCATAGCCTTTGACCCTAGACCCCCATTTGACCCACAACAGATTCTACTGTACCTTTAGCCAACTCTCATGACTCCCCGGCCATAGAATTTGTAGTTTGATATTACAGAATGAATAGCACAtaatttcatttatttaacaatATTTAATCCACAGTAATTAATATAAATGGGTATTTCAaaataattataaactgggtggattgagacctgaatgctgattggctgaaagccgtggtatatcagactgtataccatgggtatgacaaaacatgtattttttactgctctaattatgttggtaaccagtttataatagcaataaggcacctcggggattcgtgatatatggccaatatacgtcgccagacccactgactccaggtcatctacaagtccatgctaggtaaagctccgccttatctcagttcactggtcacgatggcaacacccacccgtagcacgcgctccagcaggtgtatctcactgatcatccctaaagccaacacctctttttgccgcctttcgttccagttctctgctgcctgtgactggaacaaattgcaaacatcgctgaagttggagacttttatctccctcaccaacttcaaacatctgctatctgagcagctaacccatcgctgcagctgtacatagtctatcggtaaatagcccacccaattttacctacctcatccccatactgtttatatttatgtacttttctgctcttttgcacaccaatatctgtacatgaccatctgatcatttatttatcacttcagtgttaatctgcaaaattgtaattattcgcctacctcctcatgccttttgcacacaatgtatatagactttttttcctactgtgttattgacttaattgtttactccatgtgtaactctgtgttgtctgttcacactgctatgctttatcttggccaggtcgcagttgcaaatgagaacttgttctcaactagcctacctggttaaataaaggtgaaataaataaaataaatataccatggctaagggctgtgtcctagcACTTCGGgttgtaagaacagcccttagccgtggtatattgaccatataccacaaccgcttgggccttattgcttaaataacatGCCTACCTTGAACTCTTTCTTCTCACGTCCTTGCAAAATCAGCACATTTCCTTGCCAAAATGAACGCTCCTCCAGGACTAGCGAGAATCAGACTGAACTGCTCCCGGTTTCTCATCAGTTTCAACGTTTATCAGTGATGACGTAACAATGCTGTACAGATTTGACGCACTTCCAATCTCGTGCTGATGCAACGCCCTGAGCGGTTGAAAGCTCACGCATGGAAATCCTGCGAGTTGTACACAAATGTAGGCTA
The genomic region above belongs to Oncorhynchus mykiss isolate Arlee chromosome 3, USDA_OmykA_1.1, whole genome shotgun sequence and contains:
- the LOC110519742 gene encoding uncharacterized protein LOC110519742 isoform X3; protein product: MQEADLKTDGTSQSQEVEGESELDEAIVIPSQSQEEAKGESELNQVDLKTSTSTLTLEVEGESELNQVDLKTSTSTLTLEVEGESVMQESDDVETAGPSQCQETERVAKAKVVTFTTMTRKAAASQTSLTLSRGKRSYPDLHTFVQDMKDGHWNLLSENMRAGMSRDEFSARCMDITNWVMESTSTVVVPALDLTMQIRLSDSSSSSGSGSNEAREVTSLGRSVRFSFRGGPSRRISSRTTCSTQTPTPFPSSHRSMTSLLSDDEERYVSSPEGGDREMRHRPHSAPLSSVFGISEDSVFNMVQRGQSQSGIVLSSSWSRREKYRPVKIPTDTRFMMGIVELVMNLLNSRLAELMRSFSQGTLGPLSGSISASQQFAQEMLSMVSAKMYSHAIEHIAHGYKSPLELERELEAILGPLAGQVIVIIIDSIFKAKANGGNKGRATSPLTYFLTAVSAEIQSLVVQRSASRPSTRLSNNDPLLNISKSKVLRSVLLKMAELFGQGPSETCLVPVVQSQSDNSVCDWTLNAGTVHPSQFLSHNRMSEVSSDVVDLVLEVFGITGFLDSRSPSRPQSACSYNSASGAIDMRALAGDLVRQVSVKLRPFVSESQLSTMSMTDLSYISDSTLKQLCCSSAVAAATVCQAIKMELENQRPTDLSARDLLSSLVESIEDMDISDILQGPSAILEEAAMIKHPEISTSTIYRSLLLDSSLASSNMVTESIIFNSPRPSEENVSIQNVLPVDKVDILHGQPVEGYIVKAEQCITQVIQDAAVTYTSVLDKTDTGKLSEVLSVCVSAENIEDASSDLFGGIISDLHEVSEVNKTSMRTKSGRKMFWMEVSSGSQKIYTKTLDKLRKLFTSHLLTEGKNTPVQIELYDTGLLVTETTVEVSPVQKTDSNTSSMSSAHQLTLDTCTKGVIKQVISVLRVETSKEVKCESMSNASFDFNQKLDSIISKLESLTISSDGTSAKIARLTRSRSAASRSSNISIQSFHSAEFQATAKLIVREAILRAASEANCSLPQSMTSSTFSHHVVSTTEDIVNMIMQDLESLSRYTVEDTDSFPLGEKKLQSQLNPRVVFDTLLDAAHTMYHRVKDRLNVFLSFPPVSVTTAKDVLDSTPVETLRCSKSPDTALVKDRSRPPSVRSEKPFSKVSLTKRSKALVSSSGSSTDHHVIDTCSEDVTLPTRSMSVVSDTSLKRTSPLHGSGLSASCEPLVALQDGTVAVSQEGFSKTAKETLSLILNVIKCRLANSESSSVGQNAREERLITTNMLDSLLESLDLLPDMSAANEITRTECHTSNAMDKTGSQSALVNQQEINISDTSLIVKTIMDTLKTDDPEMASAEEHLDRLLSIEALQDASGNLIAKVHGLIQEITISRQLQSTTGHRSLSQPALPKPALRKLSKDDASELVYSFAQTSVSRLLGQCVVRPMPPTADRVLDQVIKLMTDMVMDSLTDLSKSAMEDVIVPRSVTPACSSYSDTSNAASDITHGIVADLNATEEFPARGLSPADVKADGMARLPSARGEETKKNRKWHFLPKIVKIPKIRIKLFKTKGEPKSHPEQDSLPTKRLRETRISQDAECEVPSTSPPKEDLTTTLAPAPQESQSRKRPLIVRVLRAISRAVSKPFREAFGKKN
- the LOC110519742 gene encoding uncharacterized protein LOC110519742 isoform X1 — its product is MQEADLKTDGTSQSQEVEGESELDEAIVIPSQSQEEAKGESELNQVDLKTSTSTLTLEVEGESELNQVDLKTSTSTLTLEVEGESELNQVDLKTSTSTLTLEVEGESVMQESDDVETAGPSQCQETERVAKAKVVTFTTMTRKAAASQTSLTLSRGKRSYPDLHTFVQDMKDGHWNLLSENMRAGMSRDEFSARCMDITNWVMESTSTVVVPALDLTMQIRLSDSSSSSGSGSNEAREVTSLGRSVRFSFRGGPSRRISSRTTCSTQTPTPFPSSHRSMTSLLSDDEERYVSSPEGGDREMRHRPHSAPLSSVFGISEDSVFNMVQRGQSQSGIVLSSSWSRREKYRPVKIPTDTRFMMGIVELVMNLLNSRLAELMRSFSQGTLGPLSGSISASQQFAQEMLSMVSAKMYSHAIEHIAHGYKSPLELERELEAILGPLAGQVIVIIIDSIFKAKANGGNKGRATSPLTYFLTAVSAEIQSLVVQRSASRPSTRLSNNDPLLNISKSKVLRSVLLKMAELFGQGPSETCLVPVVQSQSDNSVCDWTLNAGTVHPSQFLSHNRMSEVSSDVVDLVLEVFGITGFLDSRSPSRPQSACSYNSASGAIDMRALAGDLVRQVSVKLRPFVSESQLSTMSMTDLSYISDSTLKQLCCSSAVAAATVCQAIKMELENQRPTDLSARDLLSSLVESIEDMDISDILQGPSAILEEAAMIKHPEISTSTIYRSLLLDSSLASSNMVTESIIFNSPRPSEENVSIQNVLPVDKVDILHGQPVEGYIVKAEQCITQVIQDAAVTYTSVLDKTDTGKLSEVLSVCVSAENIEDASSDLFGGIISDLHEVSEVNKTSMRTKSGRKMFWMEVSSGSQKIYTKTLDKLRKLFTSHLLTEGKNTPVQIELYDTGLLVTETTVEVSPVQKTDSNTSSMSSAHQLTLDTCTKGVIKQVISVLRVETSKEVKCESMSNASFDFNQKLDSIISKLESLTISSDGTSAKIARLTRSRSAASRSSNISIQSFHSAEFQATAKLIVREAILRAASEANCSLPQSMTSSTFSHHVVSTTEDIVNMIMQDLESLSRYTVEDTDSFPLGEKKLQSQLNPRVVFDTLLDAAHTMYHRVKDRLNVFLSFPPVSVTTAKDVLDSTPVETLRCSKSPDTALVKDRSRPPSVRSEKPFSKVSLTKRSKALVSSSGSSTDHHVIDTCSEDVTLPTRSMSVVSDTSLKRTSPLHGSGLSASCEPLVALQDGTVAVSQEGFSKTAKETLSLILNVIKCRLANSESSSVGQNAREERLITTNMLDSLLESLDLLPDMSAANEITRTECHTSNAMDKTGSQSALVNQQEINISDTSLIVKTIMDTLKTDDPEMASAEEHLDRLLSIEALQDASGNLIAKVHGLIQEITISRQLQSTTGHRSLSQPALPKPALRKLSKDDASELVYSFAQTSVSRLLGQCVVRPMPPTADRVLDQVIKLMTDMVMDSLTDLSKSAMEDVIVPRSVTPACSSYSDTSNAASDITHGIVADLNATEEFPARGLSPADVKADGMARLPSARGEETKKNRKWHFLPKIVKIPKIRIKLFKTKGEPKSHPEQDSLPTKRLRETRISQDAECEVPSTSPPKEDLTTTLAPAPQESQSRKRPLIVRVLRAISRAVSKPFREAFGKKN